The uncultured Desulfuromonas sp. genome has a segment encoding these proteins:
- a CDS encoding MBL fold metallo-hydrolase, with product MKTRMFLTLLLCGLFSWTATAQEFERDTIDTNAGPVEITFIGHATLMLTFAGQTIHIDPWTNLADYSQLPKADLILITHEHRDHLDTKAVDAIRTAYTEVVMTEVCAEQVSGGIIMHNGDTQQVKGITIEAVPAYNNVHMRSPGVPYHPKGRGNGYVLTFGDKKIYIGGDTENIAEMKDLNDIAVAFLPMNLPYTMTPAMVADAARMFKPAILYPYHYGETDTAEIVELLKGDNEIDVRIRKMK from the coding sequence ATGAAAACACGCATGTTTCTGACGCTCCTGTTGTGCGGTCTGTTCAGCTGGACAGCCACGGCACAGGAGTTTGAACGCGATACCATTGATACCAATGCCGGGCCGGTGGAGATCACCTTTATCGGCCATGCTACGCTGATGCTGACGTTTGCCGGTCAGACCATTCATATAGACCCGTGGACGAATCTGGCTGATTACAGCCAACTTCCCAAAGCGGACCTGATTCTCATTACCCATGAACATCGGGATCATCTGGATACCAAGGCTGTGGACGCCATTCGCACAGCGTATACCGAGGTGGTGATGACCGAGGTGTGCGCCGAGCAGGTGAGCGGCGGCATTATCATGCATAATGGTGATACCCAGCAGGTGAAGGGGATCACTATCGAAGCGGTTCCGGCTTACAACAATGTGCATATGCGTAGCCCCGGTGTGCCCTATCATCCCAAAGGGCGGGGCAACGGTTATGTGCTGACTTTTGGCGATAAAAAAATCTACATCGGCGGCGATACTGAGAACATTGCCGAGATGAAGGATTTGAACGATATTGCCGTGGCGTTTCTGCCGATGAATCTGCCCTACACCATGACTCCGGCCATGGTTGCGGATGCGGCACGGATGTTTAAGCCGGCGATCCTCTATCCCTATCATTACGGCGAGACGGATACTGCGGAAATTGTGGAACTGTTGAAAGGTGATAACGAGATCGACGTGCGGATTCGCAAGATGAAGTAA
- a CDS encoding MATE family efflux transporter produces MTTKQPRQLNTLTQQNVTKTLVRMAVPMLAGTFSMNAYNLTDTWFVSRLGTTSLAAMSFTFPVVMILRFVTMGLGTGALTLVGHALGRGDRDTSARLTTHALLLSLLLSLIITLCGFLTLRPLFTLLGASGEVLTQACHYMTIWYGGAVVMAVPSVMGQILMGTGDTRSASISMVTGTLINLVLDPLLIFGAWGVPAMGISGAALATIVSQVFSLFFPLYVLSRKHRLINWNLPRFKRLFDSWRNILKLGIPSVLNNLLTPLSMAVVTRLIAGYGAFAVAATGATSRLEMFAFMVPMSIGMSLVPFVSQNYGAAAFDRILEAQKETRLFALVYGAGATLLFFVFAPQMAGLFSEDPAVIAVMVEYLRIICFGYGLLEAFRYSSFCLTGVQKPLSSALLTLVRTFVLLVPLSYCGSWLWGLTGIFVARLVTDVLSSTIAMIYSRRVILAMQRRE; encoded by the coding sequence ATGACAACAAAGCAACCACGGCAACTGAACACGCTGACACAGCAGAACGTGACTAAAACGCTGGTGCGTATGGCCGTGCCCATGCTGGCCGGTACGTTCTCGATGAACGCCTACAACCTGACGGACACCTGGTTTGTCTCGCGGTTGGGCACGACATCGTTGGCGGCCATGTCGTTCACCTTTCCGGTGGTGATGATCTTGCGCTTTGTGACCATGGGGCTGGGCACCGGCGCGCTGACGCTGGTCGGCCATGCCCTCGGCCGTGGTGACCGCGACACTTCGGCGCGACTGACCACCCATGCGTTGCTGCTGTCTTTGCTGCTTTCCCTGATCATTACGCTCTGCGGTTTTTTGACGTTGCGGCCGCTGTTTACCCTGTTGGGCGCTTCTGGTGAGGTGTTGACCCAGGCCTGTCACTATATGACAATCTGGTATGGCGGTGCCGTGGTGATGGCGGTGCCGTCGGTCATGGGGCAGATTTTGATGGGAACCGGCGACACCCGTTCGGCCAGTATCAGCATGGTGACGGGTACTCTGATCAATCTGGTGCTCGATCCGCTGCTGATTTTCGGCGCCTGGGGCGTACCGGCCATGGGCATTAGCGGAGCAGCGCTGGCGACCATTGTGTCTCAGGTGTTTTCGCTCTTTTTTCCGCTGTATGTGTTGAGTCGGAAGCATCGGCTGATCAATTGGAATCTTCCGCGCTTTAAGCGGTTGTTCGATTCCTGGCGTAATATTTTGAAGCTGGGCATCCCCAGTGTTCTCAACAATCTGTTGACACCGTTGTCCATGGCCGTGGTCACCCGTCTGATTGCCGGGTATGGCGCATTTGCCGTGGCCGCCACCGGCGCGACCAGCCGTCTGGAGATGTTTGCCTTCATGGTGCCGATGTCCATCGGCATGTCCTTGGTGCCGTTTGTTTCACAAAACTACGGCGCCGCCGCGTTTGACCGGATTCTCGAAGCGCAAAAGGAAACCCGGCTGTTTGCTCTGGTCTATGGTGCTGGGGCGACGCTGCTGTTCTTTGTGTTTGCGCCGCAGATGGCAGGGCTGTTTTCCGAGGATCCGGCGGTGATCGCCGTCATGGTGGAGTATTTGCGCATTATCTGCTTCGGCTACGGGCTGTTGGAAGCGTTTCGCTACAGTAGCTTCTGTCTGACCGGCGTGCAGAAACCGCTGTCGTCGGCTCTGCTCACCTTGGTCCGTACCTTTGTGCTGCTGGTGCCGCTCTCGTATTGCGGTTCGTGGCTGTGGGGGTTGACGGGGATCTTTGTCGCGCGGCTGGTGACGGATGTACTTTCATCTACGATTGCCATGATCTATTCCCGCCGGGTGATTTTGGCCATGCAACGGCGGGAATGA
- the trpS gene encoding tryptophan--tRNA ligase, with protein MRILSGIQPSGSLHLGNYFGMMKKMIDYQEQGELFCFIANYHAMTSVSDGKALATGTLEAAANFLALGMDPERSTFWVQSDVPEVQELAWFLSNFTPMGLLERCHSYKDKIAKGIAANHGLFAYPVLMSADILIFNSDKVPVGKDQKQHVEVTRDIAAKVNNEYGEIFTLPEPDIDDDVATVPGLDGQKMSKSYGNTIDLFQNEKQLRKQIMRIVTDPTPVEDPKDPDKCNVFQIYRLFLDKQQQEALRQRYLAGGLGYGEVKQELFETVRDYFTPFTERRNAILEDKEALHKTLEMGAQKARYAASKVMRKVRKKSGIAY; from the coding sequence ATGCGCATTCTTTCCGGTATCCAGCCGTCCGGTTCCCTGCATCTGGGCAACTACTTCGGTATGATGAAGAAGATGATCGACTATCAGGAGCAGGGCGAACTGTTCTGTTTCATCGCCAACTACCACGCCATGACCAGCGTGTCCGACGGCAAGGCCCTGGCCACCGGGACGTTGGAAGCGGCGGCCAATTTCCTCGCTCTGGGCATGGACCCGGAACGCAGCACCTTCTGGGTGCAGTCCGACGTACCCGAAGTGCAGGAGCTGGCCTGGTTTCTGTCCAACTTTACCCCCATGGGCCTGCTGGAGCGCTGCCACAGCTACAAGGACAAGATCGCCAAGGGCATTGCCGCCAACCACGGCCTGTTTGCCTATCCAGTGCTGATGAGCGCCGACATCCTCATTTTCAACAGTGACAAGGTGCCGGTCGGCAAAGACCAGAAACAGCACGTCGAAGTCACCCGCGACATTGCGGCCAAGGTCAACAACGAATACGGCGAAATCTTCACCCTGCCCGAACCGGACATTGATGATGATGTGGCCACGGTTCCCGGCCTCGACGGTCAGAAGATGAGCAAGAGCTACGGCAACACCATTGACCTGTTTCAGAATGAAAAGCAACTGCGCAAGCAGATCATGCGCATCGTCACCGACCCGACCCCGGTGGAAGATCCTAAAGATCCGGACAAGTGTAACGTATTCCAGATTTACCGACTGTTCCTCGACAAACAGCAGCAGGAAGCCCTGCGCCAACGCTACCTGGCTGGCGGCCTCGGTTACGGTGAGGTTAAGCAGGAGCTGTTTGAAACGGTGCGCGATTATTTCACACCGTTCACCGAACGGCGCAACGCAATCCTGGAAGACAAGGAAGCCCTGCACAAAACCCTGGAGATGGGCGCGCAGAAGGCACGCTATGCCGCATCAAAAGTGATGCGCAAAGTGCGTAAAAAATCTGGCATTGCCTATTAG
- a CDS encoding malonyl-CoA decarboxylase, which yields MSNPFILSWKTLHRTWSDWRGSDGLPGISPDLPEEEKDTVAKLLNECVAARHGAVTARQHAAGIGELYLTLNATGRRHFLEILADQFAVDQDQVREVSHRLAHSDDEETFRQQVLELREALISPRQQLLQQFNALPQGVKFLIDMRAELLGFLNDSPNLKRLDYDLQQLLATWFDVGFLRVTQLDWQSPATLLEKLMAYEAVHAISSWRDMRHRLEWDRQCYAFFHPVLPGEPLIFIEVALVQGLASSIQSLLDDQREDIDPQKADTAIFYSISNAQTGLKGISFGPFLIKKVVDSLSHSLPNLKTFSTLSPIPGFRRWLEKRLADNGSAHDKDSFAMVLAEAAQLLGVEPTLANVIDDPRWLENPEVCELLKEPLLTLCARYLHERRERDSAPLDPVARFHLGNGARIEQLNWLGDVSSKGLRESCGLMINYLYALDDIKDNIEAYSQEKQIAAAPRIRKLLNEQEAKQGPLSGLRRWGNRKSKG from the coding sequence ATGAGCAATCCCTTTATTCTCAGTTGGAAAACCCTGCACCGCACCTGGAGTGACTGGCGCGGCAGCGACGGTCTGCCCGGCATCTCGCCGGATCTGCCCGAAGAGGAAAAAGACACCGTCGCCAAGCTGCTCAACGAATGTGTTGCCGCCCGCCATGGCGCGGTCACCGCGCGCCAACATGCCGCCGGTATCGGTGAGTTGTATCTGACCCTCAATGCCACCGGCAGACGCCATTTTCTCGAAATTCTCGCTGATCAATTTGCCGTGGATCAGGACCAGGTGCGCGAGGTGTCCCACCGCTTGGCGCACAGCGACGATGAAGAAACTTTCCGTCAGCAGGTGTTGGAGCTGCGCGAGGCGCTGATTTCGCCGCGCCAGCAACTGCTGCAACAGTTCAATGCTCTGCCCCAAGGGGTGAAGTTCCTCATCGACATGCGCGCCGAGCTGCTGGGGTTTCTGAATGATTCACCCAACCTCAAACGGCTCGACTACGACCTGCAGCAACTGCTCGCCACCTGGTTTGACGTCGGCTTCCTGCGCGTCACCCAGCTCGACTGGCAAAGCCCGGCTACCCTGCTGGAAAAACTGATGGCTTACGAAGCCGTCCATGCCATCAGCTCGTGGCGTGACATGCGCCACCGCCTCGAATGGGACCGCCAATGTTATGCCTTTTTCCACCCGGTGCTGCCCGGCGAACCGCTGATTTTTATTGAAGTGGCGCTGGTTCAGGGGCTGGCCTCCAGCATTCAGAGCCTTTTGGATGATCAACGTGAAGATATCGACCCGCAAAAAGCCGACACCGCGATCTTTTACTCGATCTCCAATGCCCAGACCGGGCTCAAAGGGATCAGCTTCGGGCCGTTTCTGATCAAAAAAGTGGTCGATTCATTGAGCCACAGTCTGCCCAACCTGAAAACCTTTTCCACCCTGTCGCCAATCCCCGGATTTCGCCGCTGGCTGGAAAAACGGCTGGCCGATAACGGATCAGCACACGATAAAGATTCTTTTGCCATGGTGTTGGCCGAAGCCGCCCAACTGCTTGGCGTCGAACCTACGTTGGCTAATGTCATTGATGATCCGCGTTGGCTGGAGAACCCAGAAGTCTGCGAGCTTCTTAAAGAGCCACTGCTCACCCTGTGCGCCCGCTATCTGCACGAACGTCGTGAACGCGACAGCGCGCCGCTCGACCCGGTAGCTCGCTTCCACCTCGGCAACGGAGCACGGATTGAACAGCTCAACTGGCTGGGGGATGTGTCCAGCAAAGGGTTGCGTGAATCGTGTGGCCTAATGATCAATTACCTCTATGCGCTGGATGACATCAAGGACAACATTGAAGCCTATTCGCAGGAAAAGCAGATCGCCGCCGCCCCGCGCATCCGCAAGCTGCTTAACGAGCAGGAGGCAAAGCAGGGACCGTTGTCCGGTCTGCGAAGATGGGGGAACAGGAAAAGCAAAGGCTAA
- the thiE gene encoding thiamine phosphate synthase, translated as MERLGHRVPQRLVHVIMAVDFSLYLISDRRQTGGRDLLDVVEAALKGGVDAVQLREKDLTSRELYTLGCNLRQLTQRYNAKLLINDRIDIALAVDADGVHLTEQSLDVIPARQLLGPDKLIGVSTHHLDRALEVKRQGADFITFSPIYATPSKAAYGAPQGLDKLREVCQQVNLPVIALGGINAQRRQDVLTAGAGGCAVISAILAADNPTLAARQLAGR; from the coding sequence TCCATGTAATCATGGCCGTTGATTTTTCCCTGTACCTGATCAGCGACCGCCGCCAGACCGGCGGTCGCGATCTCCTCGATGTCGTTGAAGCTGCACTTAAGGGCGGCGTTGACGCGGTGCAGCTGCGCGAAAAAGATCTGACCAGCCGCGAACTCTACACCCTGGGATGCAACCTGCGCCAGCTGACCCAGCGCTATAACGCCAAGCTGTTGATCAACGACCGCATTGACATTGCCCTGGCCGTGGATGCCGATGGCGTTCACCTCACCGAGCAATCACTGGACGTCATTCCCGCGCGTCAATTACTCGGCCCCGACAAACTGATCGGCGTCTCCACCCACCATCTTGACCGGGCGCTGGAGGTAAAACGTCAGGGCGCTGATTTCATCACCTTCAGTCCCATCTACGCCACCCCGTCTAAAGCGGCCTATGGTGCGCCTCAAGGCCTCGACAAGCTGCGCGAAGTCTGTCAGCAGGTGAACCTGCCGGTGATCGCCCTGGGTGGCATCAACGCCCAACGTCGACAGGATGTGTTAACTGCCGGTGCCGGCGGCTGTGCCGTTATCTCGGCCATCCTTGCGGCGGATAATCCGACTCTGGCAGCCCGGCAACTCGCAGGCCGTTAA
- a CDS encoding general secretion pathway protein GspB, with protein sequence MSFILEALKKSEKNRQENATPTLDSQHDSASSTTPKRPVWPLVLVVVLILNAGILLWLFGPWNSDEAPEVATAPKTDTAVETPVQTAVVEPKAPVTPPVPQPAVQQPTQAAPATVVMPEPQVAITAPAVTTPLAEEHVVQSVVTTKPVADVAQPAAAQEPAPQPQQVQAVVEPIAQPVATPQAPARKVLALTELPGSMQQQLPRLHMSVHAFTGDQNTSLIRLNDRIMRAGSMLENRYRLEEITTDGAVFSYQGYYFLVPRRGA encoded by the coding sequence ATGTCTTTCATTCTCGAAGCCCTGAAGAAATCGGAAAAAAATCGTCAGGAAAACGCCACACCAACTCTGGACAGCCAACACGACAGCGCGTCGTCAACAACGCCCAAACGCCCGGTGTGGCCTTTGGTACTGGTTGTGGTCCTGATCCTCAATGCCGGGATCCTATTGTGGCTGTTTGGTCCCTGGAACAGTGATGAGGCTCCAGAAGTCGCAACAGCTCCAAAAACAGACACTGCTGTTGAGACTCCCGTACAAACCGCGGTCGTAGAACCGAAGGCACCTGTCACGCCACCGGTTCCCCAGCCTGCCGTGCAACAACCGACCCAGGCAGCTCCTGCAACAGTGGTCATGCCAGAACCACAGGTCGCGATAACAGCGCCAGCGGTCACAACCCCGCTGGCGGAAGAGCACGTCGTACAGAGCGTTGTGACCACAAAGCCCGTCGCCGACGTGGCGCAACCGGCAGCAGCGCAGGAACCAGCACCGCAACCGCAACAGGTGCAAGCGGTCGTCGAGCCGATCGCGCAGCCTGTGGCGACACCGCAAGCTCCAGCGCGCAAGGTGTTGGCCCTGACCGAACTGCCCGGCAGCATGCAGCAACAACTGCCCCGCTTGCACATGTCGGTTCATGCCTTTACCGGTGACCAGAACACTAGCCTGATCCGCCTCAATGATCGCATCATGCGTGCCGGCAGCATGTTGGAAAACCGCTACCGTCTTGAAGAGATCACCACGGATGGTGCGGTCTTCAGTTACCAGGGATATTACTTCCTGGTTCCGCGTCGCGGAGCCTGA
- a CDS encoding transglutaminase family protein yields MEEYLAQTSIINFNHPAIQTKAAELRVADDQQQTAQNCFEFVRDAIKHSWDYRLNPVTCIASDVLEHGTGYCYAKSHLLVALLRANGIPAALCYQRLILDEAQQPVSFCLHGLVAVWLENHGWYRIDPRGNKPGVDAQFRPPVEQLAFPTIAGGEYDLPQRHAEPLPQVVKVLTGYPTVEEVYHNLPDVE; encoded by the coding sequence ATGGAAGAGTATCTGGCACAGACAAGCATCATCAATTTTAACCATCCAGCTATTCAAACCAAGGCTGCCGAGCTGCGCGTGGCTGACGATCAGCAACAAACCGCCCAAAACTGCTTTGAGTTTGTCCGTGACGCCATCAAACACAGTTGGGATTACCGTCTGAATCCGGTGACCTGCATCGCCTCCGACGTGCTGGAGCACGGCACCGGCTACTGCTACGCCAAGAGCCATCTGCTGGTCGCCCTGCTGCGCGCCAACGGCATTCCCGCGGCCCTGTGCTACCAACGTCTGATCCTCGATGAAGCGCAACAGCCGGTCTCCTTTTGCCTGCATGGCCTGGTTGCGGTGTGGCTGGAGAACCACGGCTGGTACCGGATCGACCCGCGCGGCAACAAACCGGGTGTGGATGCGCAGTTCCGGCCGCCCGTCGAGCAGCTGGCTTTTCCCACCATTGCCGGTGGCGAATATGATCTGCCACAACGTCATGCCGAACCGCTGCCTCAGGTGGTGAAGGTATTGACCGGCTACCCAACGGTCGAGGAGGTTTATCACAACCTGCCTGATGTTGAGTAA
- a CDS encoding NAD(P)/FAD-dependent oxidoreductase, whose translation MEKTRVIVVGAGAAGMMAAGQAALAGADTLLIEKMRRPGLKLAITGKGRCNLTNSADIPEFIGHFGKNGRFLRQSFHRFFNTELCSFFQQHGLKLTTERGGRVFPSDGKAQHVVTVLTDWLNQCGVKIIRDAPVDRLLVENGEIRGVGYGSRKLLGDAVILATGGASYPATGSSGDGYALVEPLGHSIETIRPALVPLIAEPQICGRMDGLNLRNINASLYIGGKKAAQDFGELVFHQHGVTGPVILTLSLQAVDALRADKAVELVLDLKPALDDKKLDARLLRDFAKRNKEELSSILRGLLPKEMVEVCLDLTGISPQRLGQDVTADERKKLRVWLKNFRLTVSDHRPFKEAIVTAGGIRLTEVDPRTMESRKVKGLYLVGELLDLQADTGGYNLQAAFSTGFVAGQSAATAKTP comes from the coding sequence ATGGAAAAAACCAGAGTGATTGTTGTTGGAGCCGGAGCTGCGGGCATGATGGCCGCCGGGCAGGCCGCCCTCGCCGGAGCCGACACCCTCCTGATTGAAAAAATGCGCCGCCCCGGACTCAAGCTGGCCATTACCGGCAAGGGCCGCTGCAACCTGACTAACAGTGCCGACATCCCTGAGTTCATCGGCCATTTTGGCAAAAACGGTCGTTTCCTGCGCCAATCGTTTCACCGTTTTTTCAACACGGAGCTGTGTAGTTTCTTTCAGCAGCACGGCCTCAAACTCACCACCGAACGTGGTGGGCGGGTGTTCCCCAGCGACGGCAAGGCCCAGCATGTGGTCACCGTCCTGACCGACTGGCTCAATCAGTGTGGCGTCAAAATCATCCGCGACGCCCCGGTGGATCGTCTGCTGGTCGAAAATGGCGAAATTCGCGGCGTCGGCTATGGCTCGCGCAAGCTGCTTGGTGATGCGGTGATTCTTGCCACCGGAGGGGCTTCCTACCCGGCCACCGGTTCCAGCGGGGATGGCTATGCGCTGGTCGAGCCTCTCGGCCACAGCATCGAAACCATCCGCCCGGCCCTGGTGCCGTTAATCGCTGAACCGCAGATCTGTGGCAGGATGGATGGCCTCAACCTGCGCAATATCAACGCCAGCCTGTATATCGGCGGTAAAAAGGCCGCTCAGGATTTTGGCGAGCTGGTGTTTCATCAACACGGCGTCACCGGGCCGGTGATTTTGACCCTGAGTCTCCAGGCCGTCGATGCCCTGCGCGCAGACAAAGCGGTGGAACTGGTGTTGGACCTTAAACCGGCGCTGGATGACAAAAAGCTTGATGCCCGGCTGCTGCGCGACTTTGCCAAACGCAACAAGGAAGAACTCTCCAGCATCCTGCGTGGGCTGCTGCCGAAAGAGATGGTCGAGGTCTGCCTCGATCTCACCGGGATTTCACCACAGCGCCTCGGTCAGGACGTCACGGCGGATGAACGCAAAAAGCTGCGGGTGTGGCTGAAAAACTTCCGCCTCACCGTCAGCGATCATCGCCCGTTCAAAGAAGCAATCGTCACCGCCGGAGGCATCCGGCTCACAGAAGTGGACCCGCGCACCATGGAGTCACGCAAGGTCAAAGGACTGTATCTGGTGGGTGAGTTGCTCGATCTTCAGGCGGATACCGGCGGCTACAATCTTCAGGCGGCTTTTTCCACCGGCTTTGTCGCCGGACAGAGTGCGGCGACGGCGAAAACACCATAA
- a CDS encoding AAA family ATPase, producing the protein MYKDYFGLKDKPFSIAPDPQYLYMSERHREALAHLIYGLQSDGGFVLLTGEVGTGKTTVCRCLLEQVPEDAEIAFVLNPKVTAVELLATICDELGIGYPDGNQSIKVFVDGINHYLLETHAKGRKTVVIIDEAQNLSVDVLEQIRLLTNLETNKQKLLQVIMLGQPELKVMLERPELRQLAQRITARYHLEPLSQQEMVGYISHRLKVAGVERPLFPAATIRKLYRLSGGVPRLINLLCDRALLGAYVKEQNTVSHKLMAATAREVFGDPSADAQKQNSTRRWNWILGTVAIASVAAVAFTTWRPAPSTPPVPRQDMAPAQVAEQTVIQLPAVTPPPAAPETPPMDALAWPTHLAMTQSQNMAYQALFRVWGQDYQPDQILPGEYALQQGLRFLNKRGSLGSLRQLNRPAILSLQDQHGQRFYATLTGLNADVATFVIGDQIHTVATSDLMEQWYGEFTLLWQPPSTYTGAVQPDEGGPMVLWLEQQLARLMQREPRPDATLRLNGLLLDELQQFQQSEGLAADGIIGPITLIHLNNHLAGQHPQLTAPTEG; encoded by the coding sequence ATGTACAAAGACTATTTCGGTCTCAAAGACAAACCCTTCTCCATCGCACCGGATCCCCAATATCTTTACATGAGTGAACGCCATCGCGAAGCCCTGGCGCACTTGATCTACGGCCTGCAATCCGATGGTGGCTTCGTGCTGCTCACCGGCGAAGTGGGTACGGGTAAAACCACCGTGTGTCGCTGCCTGCTGGAACAGGTTCCCGAAGATGCCGAGATCGCCTTCGTGCTCAACCCCAAAGTCACCGCCGTGGAACTGCTGGCCACCATCTGTGATGAGTTGGGCATTGGCTACCCCGACGGCAACCAGAGCATCAAGGTGTTTGTCGACGGCATCAACCACTACCTGCTCGAGACCCATGCCAAAGGGCGCAAGACGGTTGTGATCATCGACGAGGCACAGAACCTTTCGGTGGACGTCCTTGAACAGATCCGCCTGCTGACCAACCTGGAAACCAACAAACAAAAATTGCTCCAAGTGATCATGCTCGGCCAGCCGGAACTCAAGGTCATGCTGGAACGGCCCGAGCTGCGCCAACTGGCCCAACGCATTACCGCCCGTTACCACCTGGAACCGCTGTCGCAACAGGAGATGGTCGGCTATATCAGCCATCGCCTCAAGGTGGCCGGGGTGGAACGCCCGCTGTTTCCGGCCGCCACCATCCGCAAGCTCTATCGTCTCAGTGGCGGTGTCCCGCGTCTCATCAATCTGCTCTGCGACCGGGCGTTGCTCGGCGCTTACGTCAAAGAGCAAAACACGGTCAGCCACAAATTGATGGCAGCCACCGCCCGTGAAGTGTTCGGCGATCCTTCGGCGGACGCTCAAAAACAGAATTCGACACGCCGCTGGAACTGGATTCTCGGCACGGTGGCCATCGCCAGTGTCGCAGCGGTGGCGTTTACGACATGGCGCCCCGCGCCCTCCACGCCGCCGGTGCCCCGGCAAGACATGGCTCCGGCCCAGGTGGCCGAGCAAACCGTCATCCAGCTTCCGGCAGTCACTCCGCCACCGGCAGCGCCGGAAACTCCGCCAATGGACGCTCTGGCCTGGCCGACTCATCTCGCCATGACCCAAAGTCAGAACATGGCGTATCAGGCGCTGTTTCGCGTCTGGGGACAAGACTATCAACCCGACCAGATACTTCCCGGTGAGTATGCCTTGCAGCAGGGACTGCGTTTTCTCAACAAACGCGGCAGCCTCGGCAGCCTGCGCCAGTTGAACCGGCCCGCCATCCTCAGCCTGCAGGATCAGCATGGACAACGCTTCTACGCCACTCTGACCGGCCTCAATGCCGATGTGGCCACCTTTGTCATTGGCGATCAAATTCACACCGTCGCCACCAGCGACCTGATGGAACAGTGGTACGGCGAGTTTACCCTGCTGTGGCAACCACCCAGCACCTATACGGGTGCGGTACAACCTGATGAGGGCGGTCCGATGGTGCTGTGGCTGGAACAACAGCTGGCGCGGCTGATGCAGCGTGAACCACGCCCCGATGCCACCCTGCGCCTCAACGGCCTGCTGTTGGATGAATTGCAGCAGTTCCAGCAATCCGAAGGTCTGGCGGCCGATGGCATTATCGGCCCGATCACCCTGATCCATCTCAATAATCATCTCGCCGGTCAGCACCCGCAACTGACGGCACCAACGGAGGGCTAA